From Diprion similis isolate iyDipSimi1 chromosome 5, iyDipSimi1.1, whole genome shotgun sequence, the proteins below share one genomic window:
- the LOC124406338 gene encoding protein Skeletor, isoforms B/C: MWTSVTKCFIIVAIGCFYQAHAQAEDDGEYKGKYLGRLNNYHHQVAGDVYAVDEYTLLFTSFSYDGNGADTFFWAGASNRPGPQGFIVPDEWGKTNVLERYFNKDFTLTLPDGKKITEIKWIAIYDLSNQNTFGDIGIPDQFDPPRLQRIAQFSTNSHGVSSGAIEVLDAKTIRIPQFNYDGQGTAYFWVGIGPQPSSKGTKVPDEYGYLDPLRAYQNEDIIIQLPGEMTVFRINWLSVYDLEEKSKFGSVIIPEGLNVPPSLVKVTKHAESLPNCVQLHKNYQMSWEIFGSQISIQLTGQVADDEYMAFGLSGSDEKSQMEGSDVTIAYLDGTLGFATDYSISAYAPCGKVLGQYKGVCKDSLVGGQDSNQILIGSRQDGISIITYRRTLHSPDPIDKEYLTDRPVYVVWALGRLDENKEPNFHDVYPKGNLKLDLGRAQPENSCLDFTQNDNSLQKPWDKTEIFDRSIRTFVATLGPSGGKKGYQGLTGQTSTGLAWYINGYLIPEIYLRRGLTYIFRIYGGNNPHSANFYHPLIITDESHGGYDRLTDISQTKIRVLAGVEFTRRGRPRPTAVGPLCLSKHNGRDRRLDDDFSTFRKFNRSLIQVCEPGDPGLLEITPNSTWPDTVYYNSFTHANMGWKIHVVDSYSTSEAIVMRLSWLCGILVVCFRLV; this comes from the exons ATGTGGACAAGTGTTACCAAATGTTTCATAATCGTTGCAATTGGCTGTTTTTATCAGG CACACGCTCAAGCGGAAGATGACGGGGAGTACAAAGGCAAGTACCTCGGACGGTTGAACAACTACCATCACCAAGTTGCCGGTGATGTCTACGCCGTTGACGAATACACTTTGCTCTTCACGTCGTTCAGCTACGACGGTAACGGCGCTGACACCTTCTTTTGGGCAGGCGCATCCAACCGCCCTGGACCCCAGGGTTTCATAGTTCCTGACGAATGGGGAAA GACGAACGTGCTGGAAAGATACTTTAACAAAGACTTCACCCTGACGCTTcccgatggaaaaaaaatcaccgaaaTCAAATGGATCGCGATCTACGATCTCTCAAACCAG AACACTTTCGGAGACATTGGCATACCTGATCAATTTGATCCTCCGAGACTTCAGCGGATCGCCCAATTCTCCACAAATTCTCACGGTGTATCTTCGGGCGCTATCGAGGTCCTGGATGCAAAAACTATCAGGATTCCGCAGTTCAATTACGACGGACAGGGCACCGCGTACTTCTGGGTCGGCATCGGTCCGCAGCCCTCGAGCAAGGGCACTAAAGTCCCTGACGAATACGGATA CCTGGATCCACTGCGAGCTTACCAGAACGAGGACATCATCATCCAGCTACCCGGAGAGATGACAGTCTTCCGTATAAACTGGCTGAGCGTTTACGACCTTGAGGAAAAGTCGAAATTCGGATCTGTCATCATTCCGGAGGGTCTGAACGTGCCCCCTTCTCTAGTCAAG GTGACAAAGCATGCCGAATCACTACCCAACTGTGTTCAATTACACAAAAACTACCAAATGAGCTGGGAGATCTTTGGTTCGCAGATATCAATACAGTTGACCGGTCAAGTCG CTGATGACGAGTACATGGCTTTCGGGCTCTCGGGGTCCGACGAAAAGAGCCAAATGGAAGGCTCCGATGTCACAATTGCTTACTTGGACGGCACTCTAGGATTCGCAACGGATTACAGTATTTCTGCGTACGCACCG TGCGGGAAGGTCCTTGGACAGTACAAGGGTGTCTGCAAGGACAGTCTGGTTGGAGGGCAAGACAGCAACCAGATTTTAATCGGGTCCAGACAGGACGGGATCAGCATCATCACTTACAGACGTACTCTGCACTCAC CTGATCCAATCGATAAGGAATACTTAACTGACCGTCCAGTTTACGTGGTCTGGGCGCTGGGTCGTCTGGACGAAAATAAGGAACCGAATTTCCACGACGTTTATCCAAAAGGGAATTTGAAACTCGACTTAGGTCGTGCGCAGCCGGAGAATTCTTGCTTGGACTTTACACAGAACGATAATTCGCTTCa AAAACCATGGGATAAGACAGAGATATTCGACAGATCGATCAGAACATTCGTGGCAACGCTCGGTCCATCCGGTGGCAAAAAGGGCTACCAAGGATTGACCG gTCAGACATCGACGGGACTCGCTTGGTACATAAACGGGTATTTAATTCCGGAAATCTACCTTCGACGGGGTTTGACCTACATATTCAGGATCTATGGTGGAAATAATCCACACAGTGCAAACTTTTATCACCCTTTGATAATCACCGACGAATCTCACGGCGGTTACGACAGACTGACTGACATATCTCAGACAAAGATTCGCGTTTTAGCGGGCGTTGAATTCACAAGGCGAGGCAGACCGCGGCCAACTGCAG TCGGACCACTTTGCCTGAGCAAACACAACGGCAGAGACAGGAGACTGGACGAcgatttttctactttcagaAAATTCAACAGATCGTTGATTCAAGTTTGCGAACCAG GTGACCCCGGACTGCTAGAAATAACACCGAATTCAACGTGGCCCGATACCGTCTACTACAATTCCTTCACTCACGCAAATATGGGATGGAAAATTCACGTGGTTGACTCTTACTCGACGAGCGAGGCGATTGTAATGAGGCTAAGCTGGCTCTGCGGGATTTTGGTTGTTTGTTTTCGTCTCGTATAA